One part of the Thiomicrospira cyclica ALM1 genome encodes these proteins:
- a CDS encoding DUF4395 domain-containing protein, producing the protein MWQAYVNALQNLWFRDPREQSLYINDMAVRIRAGMLLAIPLYMGLTLYDAIYFPVWLVDGNTSVDTYEMDWEGRIIYQVEAVRRTYDWTFQTWVLWYALFEMIAGMSKYLSRLSPTILIASLLAARQPVVWKPLVPKRFAWTLGSSFIIVCLIFFNPEVFAGWVNSLTGQTLLPTHYNYMPFWIPTTLVWICIAFMWMEAILGFCMGCKIHALLVKVRILKEECETCNNIDWDEIARRHQAKQAAEQQAAKNAADKPST; encoded by the coding sequence ATGTGGCAGGCTTATGTGAATGCACTGCAAAATTTGTGGTTTCGTGACCCGCGCGAGCAATCGCTTTATATCAATGATATGGCAGTACGGATTCGTGCGGGGATGTTGTTGGCGATTCCGCTGTATATGGGATTGACTCTGTATGATGCGATTTATTTTCCGGTGTGGTTGGTTGATGGCAATACCTCGGTCGATACTTATGAAATGGATTGGGAAGGACGCATTATTTATCAGGTTGAGGCGGTGCGCAGGACTTATGATTGGACGTTTCAAACCTGGGTGCTTTGGTATGCATTGTTTGAAATGATTGCCGGGATGTCGAAGTATTTATCGCGACTATCGCCTACGATTTTAATTGCCAGTTTGTTGGCCGCGCGCCAGCCTGTCGTTTGGAAGCCTTTGGTGCCAAAACGCTTTGCTTGGACTTTGGGCAGCAGCTTTATTATTGTTTGTTTAATTTTCTTTAATCCAGAGGTGTTTGCAGGCTGGGTGAATAGTCTAACCGGCCAAACTCTGCTACCGACGCATTACAACTATATGCCGTTTTGGATTCCCACAACGCTGGTGTGGATTTGTATTGCGTTTATGTGGATGGAGGCGATATTAGGCTTTTGTATGGGTTGTAAAATTCATGCGTTGCTGGTGAAAGTGCGCATTCTGAAAGAGGAGTGTGAAACCTGTAATAACATCGATTGGGATGAGATTGCCCGCCGTCATCAGGCGAAACAGGCCGCAGAACAGCAAGCCGCCAAAAACGCAGCTGATAAACCTAGTACTTGA